The stretch of DNA GAGAATCCAAACAACCCAAACATTAGTCAGAGGATATTCTTATCATTCCCTTTAAAATCCTATACATAAATATTgaatagatcaggggttccccaaCTGTGGTCCACAGATGACCCACtgtaaaaatacagttaaaaaccGCACAGTGTCTAGCACATtccattacaattgctacaacaacCAGAGGAAAAAATATTAAGTGGCCTGCCAAGACAAGTGGTCCATGAGAAAACAAGTTTGGGAACCACCAATATAGatggcagggcctttttggtggcagCACCCCACAGTTAAGGAACTCTTTCCCAAATGGCTTTCGCCTGCCTCCTTTATTGGCCTCATTTAGGCATGAGGGTTCTTTGGAATGTAATCAACCTTCTTGCTGACACTGTTACTCTGTGCATATCATTATGATGTTGatagaattattttttattgatattgGTAGCCcgagggtagccaacatggtctgtccagatgttttagactacggtttccagcagccccagccaagaTAGGAAGGGATAATGGAAACTGTAGTCTACAGCATCAGGGAGGGGAGGCACTATGTTGGCTCTACCCCTCTGTTAACTGCTCAATGTTTCTGTTGAGAGAATGGGGGGGAATCAACATGGGGAGATGCGTAATTCCCAGAGCAATATTTCATCCAaacatttctctcttttaaaaaaaaagagagagagagagacattttattaaattttccaattaaacacatttaaacaataacaaaacaaacaacaacaaacacaacataaacataataaacacaaaatttttcttctaaacatcttatcaattattacagttttctttgctctgccgagctttgacttccttccctccctccccccaatcggTTTTCCCCCCCtgtccattcctgtcttgcagtttctttattccttctatataaaatcagttcgtaggatttatttcagtcctgcaagtgtctttaaacttctacagttcttctccatataatccacaaatttactccagtccttttggcactttgactctccctggtttcggatcctgctagtcagtcttgctaattccgcataatccatcatttttgtctgccactcttcaatcgtcggtaactcctgagtttccCATTTTTGGGCTAGCCACGGTTGTCGCATACTTAAATAATACTTGATCCTCTTTcacaatctcctgtcctataagtcctaatagaaaagcttcaagttttttgggaaaggtatatttaaaaatctttttcaattcattgtatatcatttcccaaaatcttttaactttttcgcatgtccaccattTCATTCAAACATTTCAATGGGAGAAGGCAATGGTCTCTCAAACTGATGGCATCTCTTTTGTTTCCCTGCCAGGTTTCTTGAGATGAACATCTCCATGAACAACTGCCTCAGCCTTTACAGCCTGGCTCATCAGCACAACCACCAACCTTTGCTCGACGCAGCCTCGTGCTACATCAAGGAACACTTTGTGCCCCTCGCTAAGCAGGAAGCCTTCCTGAACCTGGAACCCAAAGCTTTAATCAGCCTCATCTCCTCAGACAACCTGGAAGTACCCTCTGAGCTGATCGTCTACCAGGCTGTGCGCAACTGGGTGGAGTCTGCGGCCTCCCTGCGCCTCCCGCTGTACAAGGAGCTCCTTGGACATGTCCGCTTTTCACTCCTCACCCACGAAGAGCTCGTCGACGTCCAGGCGGACACCGCAGAGTACTACAAGCACGTGCGTCTGAAGTGGAAGGAGCTGGATGGGGCAGGGAGGCTCCAAGCGAGTGGCGGGCTCAGGAAGGGCATGTACAACGACTGCCTTGCTTGCCTGAAGGTCGACGAGAGCAGGACCCAGGATGGAGATGACCCAGAATCTTACCTGTACTGTTTCGACCCCAACGCAGAGAAGTGGGAGACATTGCCACCGCTGAAGTACCTGAGCTACTCTGGATGCGCCTCCACAGGCTGCAAGCTTTACTTGTCCGGAGGTCAGAAGGCCGATGGCTCTTTTGTTGACACTCTGCATCAATACGATTCCTTGACCAGCCAATGGACACAACTCCCATCCATGTTCACAGCCCGGGCCGTCCACCCCTTTCTGGCCTGTGACAAAAAGCTCTACGCTGTCGGAGGCTGCAACGATACCGGCCCTCTCTCTTCTGCAGAGGCCTTCAGTGTCGAGCAGAATGCCTGGGCCCCTATCTCTAGCCTGCCCCTTGCCGTGATGTACCCAGCTTCAACTGTGCTCAGGAATAAGCTTTACCTTGTAGGGGGAAAAGCCTCCAGGAGCTACAAGGGGCTTCTGATCTATGACACAAATGCTGACTGGTGGAATGAGGTGCCCATGGACTTTGCCTGCTACGGTGCAGCGGCTGTCTCGGTCAGTAACGGGATATATGTTTTTGGTGGGTACACTGAGGAAAGGGGCAATTTCCTGGTCCAGAGCGCCATGGCCACTGAGGAGCTCCCCAACTGCACCAAAGGGAGCTTCTACCTCCTTGAGAATGGCAGGGTGAGCTGGGAAGTCACTGTCCCAGAGCTACCGGTAGCCTTGGCTTTTTCTTGCGCAGTGGAATGGCAAGGTAAGATCTACCTGTTGGCGGGCAAGGACGAAAATCGCTCCTATAATACAATTTACAGCTGGGTTCCAGAGGACACAAGCTGGACCCGATGCCCTGAGGAAATCCCCACGACGGCTTCCCAGGTGAGAATCTCCAGCATCGCACCCCTGAAGATGCCCAAAAAACCAATCCAGCTCCTTCTGTTTGGCGCCGCACTGAGCCCAGCGGTGTCCGGGGTGGATGATGTCAAGAAGCAGCTGAGCTCCTCTTCCTCTCGAGAGGGCTGCAGCCTTAACTGCTGTTGGGGTGGAAGATGATCCCCCAAACGCTTCCAAGGCTCCATATGCTTCCCTGTGTTTTTAGGAATGGACTCCCATAATAAAGGTCTGTCTCTCATCTAAAAGTAGGACTTTGCTTTGCCTCCAGCTCCCATTTATTTCATTGGTGCTGCCCTCAGAATGATGGGGTTGAGggcaacagaaacagaaaagcttACACCTGTCCTGGAAGCTTAATAAAAATCCCCACATTCTCCTTGAATTTTGTATTCTGGTATTCTCCAAGTCAGGGATgtagaatctgtggctctccagacattgttggactccagatccTATGAGGCCCAGCAAACATGGCCGATGATCAGGGTTTTAATCCAGCAAAATCTAGAGGTTCATGGACTACTTGTTTCTGTTCTAAATAGGGATGGCtcaatctgtcaatttcacttgctcattttcccagtcctaaattcagttctccacatttccgcatcagCTTTTGAACTCCTCGAGAAAATTCAGCACCATGTTATTGCAAGTTCCTCCTGCacgtttttgtatgcaattttgcctaagaagacatatttttgcaaggcattttcccctaacataatgccttttcatatgttattttcactaatatatgcagtcTTAATTGGCACAGccaaattcaaagaagtgcacaTTTCGAAGGGTGGCCATGTCTCagtttgcaaattgctttgggaAATGTGGATTAAGtgcattcacctttaaatgcaaactgaatcaaaattctccCCCATCGCTAGTTCTAAGCAACCcatgagtcccccccccatcagcttcATTAACCTACAAAATTTTGGCACCAGTTTAGAGTGAATCAGGCCGTGTTGCATTTCTGGGTGTTAACTATGAACCCTGATTGGACATATCAATTACTCTGTTGGGGGGGCCTTCAAAACATGGGGTTCATGCTACAAAACCGTACAAGATGACAAAACTTTGGCACTGGTTTGTAGGGGATACAAAATTTCAGGGTTCATAGTAAATGAATCTTTTCCCATCCTCACTTGtatcttttttggggaggggtaaaaaaaatccaattgcaGCATCAGCCTGCCCAGTGGAGACAGGTACAGTGCTAGTAAGACTTTCCAGATCTGCTATGGCTTTAAACTGAACACTTCCTCTTTGAAAGTTCAATCCATTATGTTGCTTCCTGTTGATCTGGGCTGAGGGCTCTGATTTACCTCTGGCACAGCCTCTCTAAATTTCCCAAAGCCTGTTTCTCATCCCGTGGGAGTAGGGGCTTTAATTACTGATTTCctcttattatttttcctttccttttttttaaaaaaaagatgaaatacAACTATAAATAGTGCTATTaagagaggagaaaagaaaaaaaatattattgaacTACAGTATTGCACTTTAAATTTATAATTGGCTTACAGGGAGGTGAATCGGTTTCCAGctttctgtatttgttttataTGTTATTGGTATTTGCAGATATTAGCATATGGATTTGTTTTGGATATCAAGATATTTTATTCTTGAATGTCTAACTTTATTAGGTCTCTATGTTgtgttacgaacatgagtttgaccaaactgcgggaggcagtgcaagacaggagtgcctggcgtgctacgatatggtccatggggtcacgaagagtcggacacgactaaacgactaaacaacaacatgttgtgttaaaaaaaaaatctaaaccacACAATTAAATAGTGAGAAGCAACCAGCAATTAAaacctgctttctctccctccccacccctccctgctgtaggaaagggggaaaggcaaagggGAAATTTAGTGAGAATGCGCTTCTTTGTAACAAGAGGTAACCAACACATCCCTTCTGCCCTTAAGGTTTTTAATGCCAAAGTTAGAGCTCAACTGCTCTATGGAATTCCAATCTGGATGTTAGGGTTTACCCAGGCAGTGGAACGAGTGCAGGCAGCCTTTCTATTTAAGATTTCCACTGTCCCACGCTGTGTACCTTACGCAGCCTTGTGTCTAGAGGGAAGCTAACATAAGCTAGAGACAGTTGCCTGGATGAGTTTTCTTTTATGCTggctaaacattttcttttcagcAGACAAAGATACTTTTACTTAGCAAAGTTCTATcagactccttcccttccccagggcTACAGCTGTTTTGCACAAAGATACGGCAACTTGGGCTTTTAGAGGATCTCTTGGGTGCTGTGGCTTTCCCAATCGCCAAGGCCATGTTAAAAACTAGGCTGTGGGACACAGAGCGCCAGGAACTAATTTCAGCTGCGGGGAAAAACATGTCCCCCCTCTTTATTTTCGACTCTCTTGGGCGCAGGAATTTAACCTCAATTATCTAGAATTTTTGTTTAACCCGtaagaaagaagggctttctcGCTGGCTGTGTTCAATTCTAATCCTTCtaacctcctctggggtaggttcgcGGGTATGGTagaaggagataggatctgcgcatgtgatgcccacctggtggaaactcaccaggtgggcatcacatgggcagatcctagctcacatggtccttaaatgtaaaatgtatgatGATCTCCGCCAACATTTCCTAGGCCAACTATGTGGAAACCAGAGACAGAGGTCATACGCTTCTTATTACAGGGAGCTCACCAAGACAGTAGCTAAGTTCCtctatttgatttattattatttttgccaccAAAGTACGttacaggaccctgcccttgctggagacccacagaggtgaaatagattgcttgcctcttcttctctttggcaagtgactgtacagTACTGTTGAAATGGCAATGAGATCGCACTGgcctatttattttgaatgtttgtatgtgatgccaataaaggtttgatgGTGATGAATTTAGTGAGGATTTTCAAGGGGCAAATTTAGAGAGGGCTCACCACTAATCTCCCAGCCTGAATCAACAAGAGGCAATATGCAGGGTCTGAacctggaagggaaaggaaatcaGTACTGGAAGAGAAAATTGGACTCCTGAAAATTTTCCCCAGCACTCTGCATTAATATTATGGCAAGAGGTACCGCAACAAAATAGTTGCAGTGCAGACGGCTACTGTTCAGGCTTCCAGCTGCTCCTTTCCACTTCCTACCCAACCAGTTTTCTTACTGCCACCCCCAGCGGTCAGCATTCTGTGCAACTGCACTGCATCCACCTCAATGCCCACTTCACCCTGTCCCTcccgtagggttgccagactcgatagtggacaggaattctgtgcctttaattgccctgctaacttttgagtctggaaaccttaaagagaaaccagcagaccctacaaagggtctgctggtttctctttaaggtttccagactcaaaagagagcagggcaattaaaggcacagaagtcctgtccactattgagtctggcaaccctaccctcccGCTCAGCAGCAGCGACCTCTTTGCAAGTCAGGTCAGCATCTTTGCCCCACCACGGCATCCACTACTGATTAGACTCCAGCATCTTCTGGAATATGTGTCAGAGAGAGCTAGCCAAACAGCATTACAAAGagatttgttacaggtaggtagccgtgttggtctgacgtagtcaaaacaaaacaaaaatccttccggtagcacattaccgtgtttctcatattataagtcatgtcttatattaattttttcttcaaaaaaacacgacatggcttatttttgagggatgtcttattttttaataaagtgcacgcgggcgctgtttgccgggcttgtcaagcccagcaaacagcgcccgccgatcttcggtgacaggcgggggtgggcggagagcggagaacgatctccgcttcccccccacccccgcctgtcacacagcacaggtcggcgggcgctgtttgccgggcttgtcaagcccagctaggagcgcccgccgatcttcggtgacaggcggggatggggggagagcggagaacgatctccgcttctcccccacccccgcctgtcacacagcacaggtcggcgggcgctgtttgccgggcttgtcaagcccagcaaacagcgcccgctgatctttggtgacaggcgggggtggggggagagtggagcacgatctccgcttcccccccacccccgcctgtcacacaggacaggtccgaagatcggcgggcgctgtttgccgggcttgtcaagcccagctaggagcgcccgccgatctttggtgacaggcgggggtggggggagagcggagaacgatctccgcttcccccccacccccgcctgtcacacaggacaggtccgaagatcggcgggcgctgtttgccgggcttgtcaagcccagcaaacagcgcccgccgatcttcggtgacaggcgggggtggggggagagcggagaacgatctccgcttccccccccacccccgcctgtcacacaggacaggtccgaagatcggcgggcgctgtttgccgggcttgtcaagcccagcaaacagcgcccgccgatctttggtgacaggcgggggtggggggagagcggagaacgatctccgcttcccccccccacccccgcctgtcacacaggacaggtccgaagatcggcgggcgctgtttgccgggcttgtcaagcccagcaaggagcgcccgccgatctttggtgacaggcgggggtggggggagagcggagaacgatctccgcttccccccacccctgcctgtcacacagcacaggtccgaagatcggcgggcgctgtttgccgggcttgtcaagcccagcaaggagcgcccgccgatcttcggctctgtcccccgatgcgcgacggctcggggaagcaggcagggagctcctgctgggtcccgcgccttcgcctctcgctcggtcggggctacacgacatggcttattttcggggtatgtcttatttttcaccaacccttagaaatcctgtcatggcttattttttggggatgccttaaaatatgagaaacacggtagagaccaactaagtttgtcataggtatgagctttcgtgtgcatgcacacttcttcagatacactgaaacagaagtcaccagacccttatgtatagtcagagggtggggacgggtaatactcagaagggtggtgggaatgggtgattggcagataggagtggtaaacctgttgatgattgttaacgactgcaattggtcttgcaggaaaaagctaaagaaagctttatcatgtataatgagataagaatccaatgcccTTATTCAGactaggtctctccatggttttaagcttggtaatgagttccaattcagaaacttctctttccagtctgtttctgaaaattttctgtaataaaacagctactttgaga from Zootoca vivipara chromosome 8, rZooViv1.1, whole genome shotgun sequence encodes:
- the LOC118089894 gene encoding kelch-like protein 12 gives rise to the protein MDSLRDSDEEDGIEKPLPSHEAYLCQGLKQLYQTQQLCDVTLGVEGKSFPCHRMLLASVSPYFRDMFLHSESHNGEIQLEDITASTLHCLLDYLYTEEVTLTADTAQDLFTAASKLQILPLKETAGRFLEMNISMNNCLSLYSLAHQHNHQPLLDAASCYIKEHFVPLAKQEAFLNLEPKALISLISSDNLEVPSELIVYQAVRNWVESAASLRLPLYKELLGHVRFSLLTHEELVDVQADTAEYYKHVRLKWKELDGAGRLQASGGLRKGMYNDCLACLKVDESRTQDGDDPESYLYCFDPNAEKWETLPPLKYLSYSGCASTGCKLYLSGGQKADGSFVDTLHQYDSLTSQWTQLPSMFTARAVHPFLACDKKLYAVGGCNDTGPLSSAEAFSVEQNAWAPISSLPLAVMYPASTVLRNKLYLVGGKASRSYKGLLIYDTNADWWNEVPMDFACYGAAAVSVSNGIYVFGGYTEERGNFLVQSAMATEELPNCTKGSFYLLENGRVSWEVTVPELPVALAFSCAVEWQGKIYLLAGKDENRSYNTIYSWVPEDTSWTRCPEEIPTTASQVRISSIAPLKMPKKPIQLLLFGAALSPAVSGVDDVKKQLSSSSSREGCSLNCCWGGR